The genomic DNA TCTAAATCtcaaaatcttatttaattgttttgtgtaaCTGTTTAGGCATATCGTATGTACTTCGGTCGAAAACTTTACTTCGTATCTGTTATCATTTAAGATAACGTTAGCAGTTAACCAAtttagaaacgtatttttttatttggttttattgaaattagttgcaagtattataaaatgtaagaaatagCGAATGTACCACTTGAGTCCGGAGTTTAAGTGTAAacttttgtatgaaactttatttattaagaaaacacCGTAAGAATGATaagattaaacaataaaatcactgatttttaaatattgtctttCATTTTCTACATCACTTAATAAACATTTGACTCCCGATAATCCAAATAGTCTAGTTGCGGCTCGCAGGTCGTTATCCATATTTTAACTACCAAAAGATATAATTTAGGATTATTTCCacaattataaatttaatacgCACATAATACAAGACGGACTTAATGCCTATGGCGTCCTCTCCCAGTCTACTTTTAACTAGTCTCTATTTTAATGTGAATCtcgatataataattttaagtttagttttagaCGATctgcaaataattcaagacaaatTAGTATGATATTTTACCTAAAACGCAGGTGTCACTAAGTACAATCTTATAAAAAATTCTCACTCAAGTCACGGATACTTATACCAAAACACTTATTGGGCTTAAGGGTaattatacagcgtgtaacaaaatacccatatacatcaagaagcactgaagaatacaggttgaatagaatctctgcacaaagtttcagtttaaaatatgtttaaaaaaaattggtaccaaatacttggtgtcgcatggttcttgattttaaatcatacaaacgtattaCAACACTTAGgtactacaggggtcactcgctaatcacgaaacatttcttctgtaaatctgatcgcctagtacctgtgtctacctaattttgatgttcggtttttggaattttatgtattggaaaaattcataagttgataccatgaaaacatgagtttaaaagactcttcccgtatcgtttgttatgttatctagaaaccgtgcacttgatatgtgtACCCccttttgttacaccgtgtataacaTAACGACATACGGCACCTGTTTCTTGACAAGAGATTGAAtagattatattgaaatattataccCGTTCCGGATGCCTATTTGTAAGCACGGTACAAGGTATTGATTACCACTGAATTCTGAAATATAAGTCCATGACCTTTCCCAATGTTGTTTTCGTTAAATGCCGATGGATTACGATCACAGTTTATGTATTGAGGTAACATAATCACAATCGCCACCACTGCTTTatataaaacgtaaaaatacaacatttaaatGATAGATGTCTTGCAATAAGTCTAGAATATTCTGGCAGCCACCATTAATCTTCGCAGAGGTACATAAAGAAGTATTATCAAACTGCGACAttcacataataaatattatctagaatCACTTCTTTTATATTCACTTTTGTCATTAATATCTGATTTAATTCGTAgatttgatgaaataatttccTATATTTGTTTTCTGTTTATGATGCGCAATTATTTTgcatattataaacattattagttcgcactagttaataataatatatattattgtaatgaataGTAGAAAATATCAGTTACCTCTAATCAAAGGTCACCTTTGATTTCTGTTACGGCGGTCTCGGCGTAGGTAGCAAACAGCGCGCGGCGGCCCGGGCTCATAAATCACAGcacatgtaaaataataaacactcTACATTACCTTTGATATCCTTTCAATACCCCACAACACAATAAAGTGAGCTATTCCTCCCATTAATCACGACAGCGAATATCTTACTTCCAGATTGCAATTGTAAAGTTCAATTTATATGCACTTAGGGCCCCTTGCATTGATTGATAGCGTCCAGCCATTATGAAATATGGACGCTGCGTACATCTCAATACCGTATCAGTGGCGCCCTCACACATTCGTAAAGATAGTATCTATGtagttttcattatttataatacctaaatgtaagatttaaaaaaagtaatattcggcaatattttttgttgaaattctGCTGACTGGgtggataataataaaataggtgcgtGATTTACACCCACGATTGATATGCTGGATAGGTTCTACCAAAGTATTTTGGCCGGTCGGTCTAAcatcaacaacaaaaacaataaattaggCACCCTCCGCTACAGCTAATAAACACAATACCTAATCGCCGaccttatttataaacaaagtcTACTTACCCAAATAACACTAATAAGGGGTTTTTGCAGACCCGTTCACCCTTCCGTAAGTGACAGCTGGAAATCAAAATGTAAATTAGGCACATTGACCCTGAACTTGCCACGATCTTGAAACTCATGGGGTAACTCCTCCGAGTAGCAGCGAGCGAGCGAGCAGGCGAGGCCCCCGTCCCCATCCGCGGCGCTGCCGGTGTGACGCCGCGCAGCCGCCCCGCccggccgccgcgccgcgcaaCATGTCCGCGCACCCCGTACATACTCCACTTACTTATTTCATCAACGACGAACAATTAAAACGCCATGAAAACCTACTTTCTGGACACAAGACAGGTAACTATTGCATTATCTTTTCATTCGTTTGTGTCTTCTCGTGATGCGGCGTGTCAGTGCGTGTTTGAAGTCCGATGGTGTGAGACGGCGGGCCGGTAAAAATAAAGCGTTAGAAATGACTGGGGTGAGGCAGAATGGCGGGGGTTGAGTGAGCGCCCTACTAGGGGCCGCACCCTTTGAATCACTTTGTTGTGGTTCGCACGGAGCTCCACCTGCTCGACAGGACGATTGCACTTTTTAATATCTCGCGTGCGCCCTTGCAATAATACCTCGACGTAACCCAATACGTCCAACTACCATGTCCGCCACGATTTCAGATTCACTAAACTGCGATGAATTTTGCTCCGTTCACTGGCCACATACCGACGGCGGCGGCGATTCCCACGATCCACCAGTTCGCCGCAAAGTTCGGATATGAAAACAGTGGCAGCAGCTCGGGCGGGGTGCTGCAGGAGACGCGGTACCAGGCCACGGGCACTGGTGGCGGGGCCGTGCAGTTCGCAGTGGCGCCAGGCACCGGGACCGTGGCGGTGGATGGGGTCAAGTTCCGGCAGGCGGAGAGCGTGGTGGTGGTCAGCAGCGCGCAGCCCGGCGCGGTGGCGCTGGCCGGGCTCGCGCCCATACACACAGGTGAATGTTTGCAACATTATCAAGAGCCACCGATCTAAGCGTCGCGTGTCCGCGTAGTAACCTGTTACTCTAACACCTGTTAACGCGCCGTGTTTGTGACTCGCAGTGAACACGGGCGTGAAATACCAAACGATATCGGCTTCCTCGTCGGTGAACTTGGGCAACATCGCGTATGGAGGGCAGGCCAGCTACGTGCAGGCGGAGACGGTGCACCAGCAGCTGAAGGCGGAGCAGCGGCCGGAGAAGCGGGAGTACCGGGAGGAGCTGCACCACGACATTATGGCCACCATGATGCAACAACACCAAGGAATCAATGGTGAGTGTAAACTCATACCACCATATGCAATCAATACTTGTTGGTAATATTTAATTGACCCCTGTTTCAATTTACATACTGTTCAAGCATTCTTAACAGTatatcatttgttttcaaattcgtttatatgtatttaagatCTCATTTGTTTTAGTgagatttgaaaaaaaaactaaggtGCCTAGCTATTCACATTTAATTACACTGATATACAAATAAAGTCCTATCATTACCTGTCTATTCCCAGTGGCGCAGGCAACTCCCCTGCAGCAGGGCACGCAGCAGCTGCTGGTGGTGCTGCACGAGCCGAAGGAGGCGGCAGCGCTGGCTCGCGCCATCAAGCAGGAAGGCAGGAATGAccgcgccgccgccaccgccccCACCGAGTTCATCAGTGAGTTCAAACCACTTTACGCTGCAAGTGCATTGATTGATgctaatcaaattattatttcgaattgaattgaattatcTGCAGCATTGAGCGTTGAACTCTGCACAGTATATAGATCGGATAGTCTTGTTCAGTTATAACTAATAtcttattgttgtttgtttactgATTATTGATTTGGAATTCGAATTTACCTAACATCACGCTTTATATTTCTCAATTTCAATTGCTTAAAGTACTTACCTACACCAATTTTTCTTAATCAACattttttgttctttgtttaGTAAAAGCAACCTACCAAGTTTATTCATATGATGTTTCTATACtgaatcaatttttaatttcttacctgcataccaTAATAGGTGACTTGGCTAACTAAACCTAAGACATCCATACCTATAAAACTTTtggatttttattaatttatataataagaaTGTACTTACTCCACACCATAATCATGTTCACACCATCTCTATCATTCACTAGTATCCTGTGCGTCAGGCATCGGAGACGTCACAGACAGTTCCACCTGGCAGACGCTGGGCGGGGGAGTGGCGGACTACCTCTCCGCCCTCCCGCTGCCCCTGCACCACCTCCTCAAGTACTCCACTCCAGCCAACGTGGTGGAAAGCAAGAGAGAGGAACAGCCAACTATAGTGACCACTGTCAATGCTAACGCGTTGAATGCTATGCCTACTATAACTGCGGTGagtgtaacatttatttttcacttctttaataataatatgtattttatgaaaAGTAACACTAATTTATCACCAGTTATGTAAAGAGACCTACGTAATGGGAGATGACAACTATTGTTATGCACTGAGGATTCCAAATGCGTACTatggaaaaaattaaaatcgaacaatgtaatattaatttactcaCCCGGGAATCATACTCAAAACCACGTTCGCTATACGGGTGTAAATCCATCAACGTAGTAATTTTAACATGTTTCTAGATGttctataaaattacaatacctaACTAAGATTTCCTAATATTCTAGATGCCAGCGAACGCGGTGAACAGCGTCGTGG from Spodoptera frugiperda isolate SF20-4 chromosome 26, AGI-APGP_CSIRO_Sfru_2.0, whole genome shotgun sequence includes the following:
- the LOC118264718 gene encoding chorion transcription factor Cf2 isoform X1, with amino-acid sequence MNFAPFTGHIPTAAAIPTIHQFAAKFGYENSGSSSGGVLQETRYQATGTGGGAVQFAVAPGTGTVAVDGVKFRQAESVVVVSSAQPGAVALAGLAPIHTVNTGVKYQTISASSSVNLGNIAYGGQASYVQAETVHQQLKAEQRPEKREYREELHHDIMATMMQQHQGINVAQATPLQQGTQQLLVVLHEPKEAAALARAIKQEGRNDRAAATAPTEFIISCASGIGDVTDSSTWQTLGGGVADYLSALPLPLHHLLKYSTPANVVESKREEQPTIVTTVNANALNAMPTITAMPANAVNSVVVQTSTIVNQTVNQNTNTVVVSKKKKKKKSMKEKKPRPKPGEIRLTTALDGSTLYCCPECHMAYPERDLLEQHLVGHTMERRFICDICNAALKRKDHLTRHKQSHNPDRPHVCSVCLKAFKRKEQLTLHFVIHSGEKRHVCNECGKGFYRKDHLRKHTRSHIARRVKAELSQQGSSSPPLSHAVPAPAPDPS
- the LOC118264718 gene encoding chorion transcription factor Cf2 isoform X2, whose product is MNFAPFTGHIPTAAAIPTIHQFAAKFGYENSGSSSGGVLQETRYQATGTGGGAVQFAVAPGTGTVAVDGVKFRQAESVVVVSSAQPGAVALAGLAPIHTVNTGVKYQTISASSSVNLGNIAYGGQASYVQAETVHQQLKAEQRPEKREYREELHHDIMATMMQQHQGINVAQATPLQQGTQQLLVVLHEPKEAAALARAIKQEGRNDRAAATAPTEFISIGDVTDSSTWQTLGGGVADYLSALPLPLHHLLKYSTPANVVESKREEQPTIVTTVNANALNAMPTITAMPANAVNSVVVQTSTIVNQTVNQNTNTVVVSKKKKKKKSMKEKKPRPKPGEIRLTTALDGSTLYCCPECHMAYPERDLLEQHLVGHTMERRFICDICNAALKRKDHLTRHKQSHNPDRPHVCSVCLKAFKRKEQLTLHFVIHSGEKRHVCNECGKGFYRKDHLRKHTRSHIARRVKAELSQQGSSSPPLSHAVPAPAPDPS